The DNA region GGGATTGGGTCAGAACTGAAGTCTGAACAAACAGCCTGAAACAACGACTTTCCGACACATtcggaaaagaaaataagacagaacatataataataaataataataattataataaaaaaaagacaagttTGTTTGTTGTTCCTGTTCTAATCTCTGAACCATGTCATACAACTGAATCTGATAGCAAAGCTTTTGAATTTCGTGCCTCTCCTCTTTGTTTACCCTACCAGGTATTCTCAATGCAAACTGGTTGGTTCTTTATTATGTTGATCACTTTTCCTCTTCATTCTGGCTCAAAGCTTGTTTTTTTGTCTTCTCTTGtcaaactttattttctttttaatttgttgtttaCTGAATTGTTGGTGGGTTGTTTCTGAATCTGATCATGAGATTTGTTTGGAGCAAAAGTTTTTCTGATATTTCCCAACATCTTCTTTTGTATTGCAAATTAATAACTTGTTCTACAATGATTGAGATTTTATGGGGGATTAGATGCTAGGCGCACACAGTTCTTTAGATACTTGTGTGGTTGTTTGCCAATTAGAATTGAAGTTTTACCTCACTAATTTGTATTCATCTATAATGCAAAGTTTTACTATATGaattatcaaaatgaaattCTAATCTGACCGAAAAACAGGACTAAAAGCAATCAAGAAATTGTATCATTGTTTTGTCTGATATTTTATTGTCTTGATATTTTACCCaatcaaattacaaaaaaataaagactttTGACAGATCTCACATTCATTAGTTCAGCCATAATTTATCATCAAGATTGTACCTGTATGAAATTAGGGATCATAGTTCAAAAGGATAAATAGAACTGTCCAGGGACATTAGGAGAAAATATGACTGATgagtctttttttcttaaaaataaatggtaATTGGTTAAGATTATTCTTCTTCCTTGTCATAGCTATCTTACTTTGTGTTTACTTATAATGTTGTAAAGATATTGCAAATACAGCAAGATCATCATGAGTGGGATTTCGGAAAAGAAACTCATCAGAATCGATGCTAGTGCTGATACTGTGTGCCCATGGTGCTTTGTTGGCAAAAAGAATCTAGACAAGGCCATAGCTTCCTCCAAGGATAAATACAACTTTGAGGTATAACACTCTCCTCTTATCTCCCTCTATGTTTGTGTGTCTTGGAACCAAATGTGTCTGGCATTTTCCTGTGTTAATCTGCTGCTTTAACTTAACTTACAGATAATATGGCATCCCTTTCAACTTAACCCTGATGCCCCTAAAGAAGGCATTGACAAGAGGGAGTTTTACAGAAGTAAGTTTGGATCACAATCAGAACGGATGGAAGCTCGGATGTCAGAGGTTTATATCTTGTTAATCACTCTTTTTGTTAGCATTGGTTGTGCTGTTTATATTTCTtcccagctgtgaattttggaTCAAGTCATAATGTCAATTTGGTATTTGGCAGGTGTTCAAGAATGTTGGTCTGGAATATAGCTTGTCTGGACTCACGTAAGATTGAACATGGTTTTACACTTCATCTATGGACAAACTTATATGAACCACTTTAGAAGAGGAGTGTTCTGAAGAAGAGTTTTCTAACTGAGGTTCAACTAACATTGTTTTGATTATCCACAGGGGAAACACTATTGACAGCCACAGGCTTATATATTTTGCTAGACAGCAGGGTCTTGACAAGCAACATGATCTAGTTGAAGAACTGAACATTGGCTATTTCACACAGGGAAAATACATCGGTGACCAGTAagtgccttttttttttgtgatcctTTTGTTTGCTCAATTAATGGCACtttatctttgtttctttgaTGCCTTGGAAAGGGATATTCTAGATACTTATTTGAAGACATGTCCATCTCTATGGATTTCAGTAGCtgaattgttttgattttgacaGTTCAATGAATATGAATATTCACTtgacacattaattttttatttattttctgtttctttGTGGTTgaatatctcattttttttatacactgCTTATGCAATGTTAAAACTGCTAACTGATTTCTTTAATGGAGgttcatttaaatattaagattCATGTACTAACAAGAACAATAAAAGTCTTATCTTACTAGGTGAAGTATGTAGTATATAATAGATCTAAAGACCAATAAAGTGGAATTAAATGTTCTGTATGAAAAACTGGGACATAGAAAATGGGATAATGGGTGGTCTTTTGTGGTAGGACATACAGATATTGCAGGACATTTACACCAAATGTCTTCAAATCTAGTTCCTAAAATGACAGGcattaattatcattttcaatttgggTGCAGTAAGTTTCTTCTGGAATCTGCTGCAAAGGTTGGTATAGAAGGAGCAGAAGAGTTTCTTAAGGACCCCAACAATGGTTTGAAGGAGGTAAAATTACTATGCCGTTTCTAAATTCAAATCATAACTAAAATATGCTTAATGTATTCTCTTCTTCAAAATGTTAGCATGATCTTTAGTTGTTAGGAAGTCACGAAATGGCATCAATGCTGATATTGCTTTCCATGACTCTATTTACCTAGGTTGAGgaggaactaaaaaataattcaggAAACATTTCAGGGGTTCCATATTACGTGGTAGGTGTATTATACAACGTTGAAAACACTGTTTGTTTTTTCATACTCATAATGAACCGAACCAAACCGAAGTGATTGACTTATTCAATTGGCAGATTAATGGGACTCACAAGTTGAGCGGTGGACAAGCCCCTGAAGTTTTCTTGAGAGCTTTTCAAGTTGCTACAACTTGAATTTCAGTTACTCACAGTTTCTAATTCTATAGTAAGAATGCAACCTAGGAAATAAGAAGTTGGTCATTCATTGCTTTATAATATAATGCTCCATCTAATGTGAAACTTGTATTGATATCATGTAAGACAATATTCATAATTCATGTTGTCTTTGATCGCGTACCGGATgcaacaataataaattgaatGACTTTGTTATTCAATTGACATTGCAGTCTTCTTAACTAGTACTGCCCAACCACTTACTACAATTATGCAAATGTTTGGTTTTGGTtgacttttatataaaaatactagCTTTTATGCTCTctgtaccattttttttttctgaaatcaAAATCAAGATCAAAACAAAGTGCATTTGCCACTTCCTGTTATTTATTGACGTTGGTTGATGtgcctaaaaataaaacaagacaacgaGTAGAAAGACACGGATTGTCTCTTTGATGAGAGTTGTGACTTCGTGTTTTCCCAAACCCTTCTCTTCTTCACTTGTCACACGAAGATTTTCCTTGCTCTACATTAATATTGTGTACTTTTCAAATCCGCTCAATCTTTTCACATTTCGCAAGTCTATATTTCTTTATAAacgcttataaaaaaaaacaatgaattaaatttctgtaaataaaaataaatttgtttgccctaatttttgaaaaagttaaataagaatatttttttttataaaaattggagtccatttatagaaaaagtttaattaattattatttgtggAGAAATTGATCTAAACAAAATTCTAGTCAAATTGCAAATCTAACTATATtaactttttccttctttttcctaATCCATTTCATATCCTGCTTTTCTTTTGACACCCTTATAAGAAATATGCTTGATTTGGCAAAGAATATCAATTCCGGTACAGGTAGTACCATTTGGAGATAGCAGTACGATATCACAATAGCCTTTAGATGTTGTTTTAGGTCGTGCATGTTTTTATCTTTGTGGTAGTTTTTGGTTGAGCTTGATAGTTTCTTGGagctttgtaattaattatccaATGATTAAAGCTAATGTTCTATTGTCATTGTAGCCAATAATTTGAGGcttttggccttttcctatTTCCTTCTTGACTGAAAACATTGATGTGCATTGACTCTGCAACACCCCTCCTGTATTGAGGCTCCAAGCTCATACTCTTGGGACATCTCTTCTCTAACAGGAGattccattttaaaattttaattatctttttggtGGATCTCAAGTGTCATATTActcttaagattttttaaattttttataccaaTAATAGATTTCATTTTGAGATCTTAAATCTTATAAGAAATATatcttctaatatttatttataatttattttaaaataattaaaattaattaattatatatttttaaattttgaaaaaaaattataacaaaaatacaaaatttattaataattaaaatatttattgactatatatttttaatttagaaaaaaatatagaccCCTCCCACCCCCTCtactctttcattttctctttctttttttctctttcttcttttctctctttccttccCCACCCCTTCTGATCCACATTCTCGCTATGCTCCGATCTGGGCCCATGGTCATCACCGGTCACCACGCGTCAATTAACGTGTCTCTtcacataattattttatttttcattatttttttaaaattatattgttatgTATTTGTTGGCCTCCACTGTGttttgttgttcttcttcttcctttcttctttttctttgtttggatTTGTTTCTTTCTTCAAGAATCAGTCAAGAAGATAgacaataaaaatgattaaaaaaaacgtaCATATCTTCAaagtttttctataaaaatcaAACCTCCAGCATGAAAATCTTGAGATATTTCTAGTAAATGGATCTTGAAAGAATAGATTTTCAATTTAAGATCTATCTCCATGATCACCTATTGGAAATGACTTTGGCAGTTTCATATTGTCATTTTACCCATTtaccaaaaacaaacaaattttagCTTAGATAATGCTTTAGCACAAGTCTTACTGCTTAcaataaatttacatatttaagCTTTTAGAAATACCACCTTGACACTGTTGCTCAAAAAACAGGTAAAAGCATTGCGCTAATAGAGAATTTAGTTGgatgaaaaaagaaatcaaagtacaCAAAATCTGTAGAAATTATCCTATATGATGAgttgaataatataaaattataaataaaaaaatttcaaatttggcTTTGCATACTTATTTcagttgagaaaaaaaaaagattatacacagtataaaattttgtatacatTCATCTGATCCCAATTCgtcatgtatgataaatttattaacttttaaaataattatctaatcAATTTACAATTGCATAACAATGTAAAATTACACCGTAAGTTCATTTcgattactttaaaaattagcAATGTTTTAATGAACCAACAAATTTATCCAATGTTAGATTAGTTCAATTTTTGCTCCCTTGAATTCCTTCTCTCGGTCGTACAGCTCATCAGTTGCATTTAAATTGAACTTATGGATTAAGCATCGGTATCCGTCCCTCACGTCATTGTTTTGGGGGTGGGGGTGggaaataaccttggaagagtGGTTCCAAAATTCAAActcataaataaaaacaaaaagtaaaaagaggGAGGAAATCATTCTATTACATGGCAAACTGTTGAAACCATGACAAAGTCGCCATCTAAaatggcatttttttttttaatcttggaTGTTTTGGCAAGGGAGAAAAGTATAAATATAGAAACAACTTGGATGAGATTGAACTTACAGTGATggttaataaaaatgttatatactTACTATACATGATAAGCGCTTAATCTGAAGTATTCACAATGTCTATACTGTATATTTCCTTTCCTCTGTTGTTGGTATCATCCACGACATAAACCTTTTCAATCAGTCGTTTCATCAAATACCATCACctacaccaaaataaaaataattaaatatcgtGATTCATTCCATTCCAACTTCTAGTGCAGCTTTTAGCTCTACCCATATAAAATACATACATTGTCAATACacgaattattataaaagttctAGCTTTCCAGTGATGCTCATATTTAATTGCAGTACAATAGAACAGTTAGATCAATATAAGAGTAACAGTAAAATCATAAATGATTTGcacttaaattgaaaaatatcattAGAACCAAGCTGAAACTGTCAAACACATAAATTAGATGGTTTTTAAATCCTAGCTTTTGCTCTTTTGCAGATTTCCAATTGAAatgttccaacttccaactaaGTAACATGTTGGCACACAAGCCCATTAGAATGGGAATTGGACCTGTTAACCAGTTTGTTCTGGAACTGACTGGTTCAAGCCAGTTTGCAAGGGTTTGCACTCTGGACACCATACAGTTTACAGAACTGAACCAGAGATATGGTCAGTTTGCTGGTTTCTGGTTGAACTGACTGGTTCAGCCAGGTTCTCATCCTACTGCTTTGATGTGTTCTATGCACTAATTTCTGTTGAACTTAGTCATTTCAGTGAGAAATAATTCGAAAATACCAAGTAAATATTACCTTCCCACAAACAGGACAGCTGTCACTTCTTTCCATCCACTCATAAATGCAACCAAGATGAAAATGATGAGAGCATTTTGTCACTATCTTCGGATTCTCTTCAGTGTATTCTGCAAGCAAAAACAATTGAAACAAACGTAAGAATCGTGGAGGTTAGATTGCTGCCTTGTGACACAGAGTCATGGAGGTCACAAGTTCAAATTCTGGGAATAGCCTCTACAGGAGTAAGGTTGTGTACATCTACCGTTTCCAAACCCTCACTAACTGGGCACCTCAAGCATTGAGCCATCCTTTTTGTTCCTTGACTTTTGTGGTAACTGACTTGTGAATCTATCTCAAGACTATGAAATTTAATATTCACAATGAATTAGTCTTTAATTttgggtatttttttatttttgagcattttatatattaatataagttatttAACTAGTATCCATAATCTTCAGTATAACAGCCATCCTCTGTTAGGAATCTTCTCTACTTTACTAACTGCAACTAGAGGTAGAACAGACGCACACAAGACATTACACGCAGAGATAAAGGATTCACTGTTATTGATAGTTCTTTCACACTTTACACAAGGGAGAGCACTCTCTCCCCTTACAACACTGAGACACTTCTCAGGTTCTCTCAATACAACCAATTCCTTCTcccccttttccttctcaagaAAGCTGCTATATATTCAAAACTACTAACTACCCTGCCAGCTGTTGACAGTTGGCAGAGTCTAACTAACTCCCAACAGCCTAACTGGCACTCCTTCTCATCTTATTCTTCCTACTGTGCCGTAGCAACGGCTTAGCTACAGTAGATGATTCCTCTTGCCTAACATCCTCCTACAACAGTTCTGAAATtggccaaaaaaagaaaaaacactctTACCTTCAAGACAAGTTGGACAGACATCCTCCTCTTCTGAGGATGAATAGACAACCCCAGCTCCAGTTGTAAGTTTTGCTGATGAGAGTCTTACAGAGGACTTGGAACGGTATTCCTTTGATCCATCTTCACTGGTATCATTCCATTTGCCACCAGAATTTAAAGATTCTGAGTCAGCATCTACATCACCTCTTAGAGGTTCTGACTCTTCATTCAAATGACTTGAACCCTTCTCACGTCTTGACACTAGTCCTTCACGCTGTGAACGGAAAAACCTGGGGTCTGCATCATAAGGCAAGGGCCTTGGAGGAGAACGGTACATGTCAGATAGAGAATTATCAAGTGAAGCTGTAGAAGTCATAGATGCTGCACCCTGAATAGATGAAGGAATCGCATGCACTTCCCCTCTACGGAATATTGATTCATACTGAAATTTGAGGTAGATTGGAAAcagttataatatataatttatatggagTACAGTTCCCATATTGTAAGGGGATCTAAGACTAAAGTATTCTTTAAATGTTGTCTACTGAATATTAATGTACACGGCAATCAATACTTTGAATTAACACCAAAGTTACTTAGATTAACAGACGCAGCAAAGCTTTCCTAAACTAAATTATAGGTGATTacaattttctcttatttaatttttcatggcCTTCTTACAAGTTAGCATCAGGGCGTCAAGAAAAATATCCCTCACACAATGAGCTAAGGGGCAGTTTAAATTTAAGATTCACTTCTAACATTTATAGTTCTCGTTAGTTACAACATTTAATTTAGATTAGCAATTTTGCAAAAATGCATGTATGAAATACATCACCATTTGTAATGTTTTGGATGATATAGTTCAAGACTAAAGGTTTTCCAAAACATTTTATCAGTATTTTTTTCACAATATAGTCCTGAGCAACGGAACAATAAAGAGGAAGCATATGTACGAcaatacaaacaaaaaacaacacaaGCTCCTACTAATGTTGCAGGTATGTTTGCCGCTTCACAAGTATGGAATTACCAGCAAAAACAGTGCATCAAGACATGACCATATGCAAGATGTTAAATTCAAAAAACGGATAACACATAAGATGGGGTCCGTCCAAaagtgaatcaaaataaaacaagggaatggaagaggacaGGGAGTTTGGAGTTAGAGACATACCACAGTCAAAAAGTTCTGTACGAAGCAACTGAGACACATACAGTTCCTATATACAGAACTATTTGGATTCATATaatcttcaaaatcatcaacatTGAAACAGCAACAAACTGCACCCATTGTTTTAGCTTCAATATCCCTCACTTTTTCAACttaaatttttctctcttctcaacTCAAAGATCACCAAAACATGGATGCTGTTACATGCACGCTTTGTGAAAAAGAGTCCCCAACAGCACTAGCCAAGACTAATGACTATGATTTcgttaataaataaaggagagaGGATTCTAAGCTCGCAGAAGTCCAATTGACTCCGCAAACCAGTACCCTCCCTCTTCTGTTCGGGTGATCTGTTATATGGATAAGCAAACTCTGATTCTCTTAATCACCTGAAACATACACCAAAACCGCATAAATATCACTGAAAACAAACAATTTGGGAAGATTGTAGCAGAAGCTTTCACTCATGCAattgacaaatcaaaataacatatttttctaCGGGCCTGCCATTGAGCAATGCAATTCAATTAATGTTGATGCTTCAAATCCAAAGCATCACGTATACAAAACATCATTGGCAAATCAGGACTCCAAAATAAGATCAACATACTATTATTTTCCCTCCAagggtaaaaaaaaagtacaataaaACTTAGAGAACaccaaaaacttgaaaaagacTAATACAAATTTGAGTGTTCCAAGGGAAAGCTATAATCTGCTTGCAATGTTCCTTCAAATTGTGGCAAAAATGATTCGTTACTTCACTGGTAAGCTATGCTCGTACATCAACCAGCAGAAGGATCATCATTTACCTTTCAGCTGAAAAATCACAATCACTAATTTTTACTATTTACCGTTTAGGCAAACAACCTTAAACGTAAAAGCAAACGATGCCTCCATCCTACGAATTGAAacgttaataaataaaataagatagaCAAAAATCACATACATCAATTGTCTAGTGAGAAACACCTGAATtctcagaaaaagaaaaattcaaccGAGAAAACACCTGAATtctcagaaaaagaaaaattcaaccGAGAAAACACCCAAATTGATGAAccccagaaaagaaaaaaacgaaacaaaagaagaaagagatacCCAGTTGCGATTATCAAATAAGAAGGCAATCAAACGATCAAAATCAAAAGAGGGTATGCGAGAAAACGACAAAGGTATAATCTTTGGGGAGAAAAAAAAGGTACCTGAGAGAGAGTTTTGATTGAAATTGTTGTTGggggaagagaagaaaagagagagatataGGATAAGCTGTAGAAGATTGAGATTGTCGTTAATCGAGTTTACTAAAAGAGGGTTTTGGAGTTTTCGGCAAAATTTGCTAGAACGAATGATTCGCCAGATTAGAGGAAGCAAAACatttcactctctctctccctccctcttCTCTAATGTCCCTTCTTTTGGTGGGTGGGTGGACGAATCTATAacccttcaaaaaaaaaatttatgttattaataAATTCTGAAGGACAATGACTATAGTATTTTTTTctgattaaaattattaaattaaaatatctctACGATACTCATTCATTGAGACAAGTTGCACCTCCCTCTGATGTTCTTATACTCCAAGTACAACAAGTATATGATAATGATATAAGACATTAAGACGTGTCTAGAGAGTAGAGAGAGCAAGTACGTTACGGAGggaaaaattatatgtacattacatcaaaataaatatttatcaaaataaattattgtatggaataaatatttattttttacataattatgatttataatgaattgatatttttaaaattttaaattatataaaaattaaggcaaaattatataataacttataatatgaataataaatatttttaaatatataattatatttttatttgttttaaataatttaaattgagaatgagaagaaaaatgatATTGTCAGTTCATAATATAGGATTAAACTAGTATTTAAGCTCATGTAATACACAGTAAATGATAATgtatttacttaaatttaaaataataaaatattgttagcatgtgaattataatataattaaaataaaataaaatacaatacctTTAAACTATTTcacatttattctttttcttctctttctctctaaaaaattggatcattttttttctcacacacactctttctctttctccttctctccctttctccttCCATAGTAtcctaatttattttcaatcaaattgttttgtttaacatatttttttatttaaaaaaatatacaacttgTCTAATTATCACTTGATTTTCAATATGTTAActctcaatatttttattagaatgtgtttgtttaaatagattatttttaaggaTACTAGGCCTAACCTTGGTTAAAACTATTGGGGTCATagtctataattttaaaattgtaagaGATCATGAGCATGGTTATTAAACTATCGAGTTAACTCTCTAACTCCTACGAGTTTACGAATTTACTTACCCTCAGTGAGTTGACTCTTGAATAAACTCGTAGACTCTGGGCAGACTCTATAAACTCTAAATAAACTCGACTCTCAAGATTATCACCGAGTCAACAAGtcagcaagttaaaaaaattagaccaaaatataagtcattttaaattgttttttgtcTGTTTAGTGTTTAACATACTTTCATTTAGTATGTTATtcttaaatacaaaaattatgatctttaataacatcaaacccttgttttctaataacatcaaatcctCGATGGGAATGATCTACCACTATTATAACATTTGCAAGGtattatctagtagtgatgTATTACTAGACTTAGTTATTTAAGTAttgaaaaatttatgatttactatattacttaattatattgttgaaatatttaattgctatgttatttatagatgttttattattattttataagaagtgaactcttacgagtttatgaGTTGAGTCTATGAAACTCTCACGAGTCTacgtaaactctcgagtttgataaccttgatCATGAGCGAAAAGAAACATTTCATAAACTACTTATTAACCAAGACAAGTAGGATTGTTTGGGATTTGGTTGACAAGTTTGGAAGACACATCTCTCTCTCACTCAATAGTGAATTTCTTGGTATTCATCTATTTGTGTATGTCACCCTCTCTCATATACATAGTATATAAGAAAATGATTTATCTTAAATCTTAATCTCATTAAATATTGATTCGATATGACACAATTTTATCTTATGAAATCACATTTGATTTGATtagatatacatataaatacttaaatcatatctaatttatcatattatcatATCGCCTCTCATTTAACTAAATATGTTGTTAATTacttaaatcatattttattaattaactatgaattaaattaaatcacattTATTTATCCAACTACTCTGATCGATTACTCTATGTATGTGACTCTATAGGCTTCTACTAGActaacaataatattattattacaatcAAAGTCAACCAAGAGTGTTTGCAACTATATAAGATATCAACACAACAATAAgtatttatatgtatatgagCAACTAttttacacaaataaataagatatttgAAATGCACCATTtcattgttttatatatatctatttataatatataattttttagatgCATGCTTATAcatcaatattatattttttgccaCATCATATGATTTGCTGATGTGTCAACCTCCTCCAATTCCACACCTTTCATCTTACCCTTATGCCAATAGAACTACTACTAAGAAGAAGCCAAGTGAATTGTACATGCTTAATTAGTAAAAATCATTAGaagctaaaaatatatttttaaaaaagttgaacGTATCATTTGTTAGGTGGCATAAACAGAAtcgttatatattaattattacttatTGTTACTTACATTACTATAAAAAGATGTTTTTACGCGCATTTTCTACATCAGTCCTTTGAAATCGTCTTAGAAGACAATACGAtggtttttttgtaattatggtATGCACAACAACGACAGTGTAGCATAACTCATCTTCAAATGCATCATACAATGACAGCTTCTAATGGGACCGTCGTTGAAATGAGAATTCCACGACATTTTATGACACACTGCCGTCGTATACggtgtcaattaattaaatgaggTTGGTGGGTGAAGTCACTCACAGATTGATGACCCTCGTGCTTGAAGTAAGCTAGTGACCTTatgttagtcgtcatttaccACTAACTTTTGTGTTGAAAAGCATTATGAAATTTGTGTCTTTTtcccaatttatagttctttttgtaggtttgcacatatttttatgtttagtttaatttttatgcagaGATATTCCCTTCAATGTGAATTAATGAGTTttcaacttcagtttcaggtGAAGATGAAGAAATAGAAGGTTGTTGCAGCGGGTGTCTCACTAAGCGAGACATGCACTTAGCGAGtaacatccgctaagcgagacatcagctcgcttagcgagtcaaGGGAATCTGGAAGAGAATCTGCCACGCATGCTTGCGCCCAGCGCGCCATCAGCTCGTTCAGCGAGTCGTTTGTCTCTTTTGTCACTTAGCGCGCAGCCAAAAATCACTAGCCCGTGCTTAGCGCGAAAATGGCACTAAGCGAGCCTTCGAGGATAGAAAGCTCTTTTAAAGGTTGAAGTTGGAAAAATCAGGGGATATCTGAGCTTTGGCAGAAAACACAGAGAATTACTACGTGAGAGACGCAATAGGGCAAGAGAGCACCAAAAACCTTAGCTTTCAAGAGGATTCTAGGTTTTAGAGTGATTTttaggttcctagaggtggaggagacatcctcactacTGTGTAATTTGAATTTTGCTTCCAAAACCTCCTATTGTAATTGAAAGGTGATAACttgctatggaaggctaaagctTTTGTTGGGAATTTCTGCTGAGtattgatgtaaatattttttactatctatttaatattgttttgatgtgttcattgcttttaTCTGCACTTAATTTTTGCATGCTTTTGGTATGATCATCTATctgtgtgtaaagttaggatttttagcattggaaaaaattttgaatccttagaactggataaagcagggctagataactgtATTGTCTGGACACGGAGTGCAGAGACTCTAGTTTTCAATATGCTGTGATCTTAATGTTGTTCGGTTAGGATATGTTCGACGAGGGATCCGAGAACgaggtttaattagaattaaccCAT from Glycine soja cultivar W05 chromosome 8, ASM419377v2, whole genome shotgun sequence includes:
- the LOC114422954 gene encoding uncharacterized protein LOC114422954; its protein translation is MSGISEKKLIRIDASADTVCPWCFVGKKNLDKAIASSKDKYNFEIIWHPFQLNPDAPKEGIDKREFYRSKFGSQSERMEARMSEVFKNVGLEYSLSGLTGNTIDSHRLIYFARQQGLDKQHDLVEELNIGYFTQGKYIGDHKFLLESAAKVGIEGAEEFLKDPNNGLKEVEEELKNNSGNISGVPYYVINGTHKLSGGQAPEVFLRAFQVATT
- the LOC114422749 gene encoding E3 ubiquitin-protein ligase At3g02290-like; this encodes MGAVCCCFNVDDFEDYMNPNSSVYRNCMCLSCFVQNFLTVYESIFRRGEVHAIPSSIQGAASMTSTASLDNSLSDMYRSPPRPLPYDADPRFFRSQREGLVSRREKGSSHLNEESEPLRGDVDADSESLNSGGKWNDTSEDGSKEYRSKSSVRLSSAKLTTGAGVVYSSSEEEDVCPTCLEEYTEENPKIVTKCSHHFHLGCIYEWMERSDSCPVCGKVMVFDETTD